The Halotia branconii CENA392 region TCATCGGTTGGTTCATCGTGGCGAATAATCCGCGCAATACCCCGCCCCAATTCAGCAATACGATTGAGTAAAAAACGATTCACCGAACTGCCTGCACCAAAGCTGTAGAGGCGGTTTCCAGCTTGGAGATGCTGTTTCACTTCTGAAAGAATTTGGTTTTCGTTGCCGATATAGCCATCGGTCAATAATACAATACTCCGCAAGCGTCCGGGGTCTGTGACTGGGAAATTTAAGACAGCGCGAATACCGCGTAACATTTCTGTACCACCGCTTGCATTTAATTTGTTGACGTAATTGATTGCTCGTGTACGATTTTGCGGTGTATTGGCAAGGGGAACAGGTGAGAGTTGCCTAGTTGTATTGGAGAAATCAATAATGCTGAAAGTATCATCAAGATTGAGTCCATTGATAAAGCGGCGCATCAATTCCTGACATTGCATCAGTGGCGCACCCATTTGAGAACCGGAGGTATCGATGAGAAATACCACATCTTTAGGAACAACTTGCTCTGGGCGATACTGGAGGGCAGGAATTAGATATAGTGCAAAATGTCCACCTCGTTCATCGGCTTGAGTGAGTACAGTTGCTTGGGTGGAATTATTTGCTACTTGATAGCGTAAAATCAAGTCTTTGTTGGGGATAGTATCTCCACCTCCCAATTTAACTAGCACTACCTGTCCTTTATATGTAATCTGGATTTGATGAGAAGGTGATTGTATATCCTGAATCTCTACTCCTGCGTCAATTTCTACCGTCACATTAATATCATGACGGGAGCGAGTACCCATTGGTAAGATAGGTGCATTCAACCGAGAAGCATCCGGTACTAAATCGGTATCTTGATTTTGCATCATGGGTGCATCAGCCGAGCCATAGCCTGTTGTATCTTCCTCAATGGTTGTCCCTGGAATGTAACGGGGGCCAACCACCATCGGAAAAACAAATTCGTAATTCCCGCCGTCAAATTTGAGGCTTTCGGTGTAGCGAATAATCACATCGATTTGCTCACCGGGTTTGATATTCGCCAGGGATTGGGTAAAAATGTTGTCCCGTTCTTGTTCTAGCAGTCCAGCGGTACGTCCTTGTTGCTTGGCTTGCTCGTATATTTGTTGAGCTTCCTGGCGTTTTTTGATACTGCCTTGAATAGTGCGATCGCCAATCCGAATCAGCATATCATCAACAGCCGCCTCATCTGGTAAGGGAAAAATATAGACGGCTTCTAAGGTTGTGGTAAATGGATTTTCAAAGCTTTGGGTAACTTCCACCCGCGAGATATTACCTGCTATTTTGGCTTGTACTTCGGTGTGTTTAAGAGGGAAAGCGATTTGTTCTTGGCTAGGAGTTTGAACATATAAGCCACCAGCTTGGCGTTCTAGAGTCTGAGTCATTTTAGTAACCTCACGCTGTTGTTTTATGTCTCTAGCGTAGGTTGGTTTATTTGGCAGATATGCTCAGTTTTGTGTTCAGTCAATGCTCAATGGTTGGTTCAATTATAAATTGAGTAGGACTTACGCACGTTTTACCAATTCTTGGCGTTCTTGGTGTCTTGGCGGTAGCCTCCGGCAAGCCGCTTTGCGTTTACAATAAATTGAGCTTTTTAGCCGTTTTTAAGTAAGTCCTGTCGAGAACAAACTATAATCTATACTACGTTTCATAAATTATTTTATTTAAAGGCAAAATTTGGAAAATAACATGATTTTAAAAGATATTAAAGAGAAATTATTTTCCGTCATTAAAGTAATATCCGTAGTGGTGATCACAAGTGCAATAGGCTTAGAAATATGGTATATACAAACATTAACAATTAACAATTATATACCTATTGCTTTAAATCCAGTTTTGATAATTGCTCATTTGGCATTGTCAGCTCATTTATTTGAAGGAATAATTGCAGCTTGTTTTGCACCTGCGAAAAATCATCAGCCAATCCAATATGGAATTTATACTTTTTTTGTAGGTACAATTGGTTTATTAGAATTATTTGAAAATCAGTTCCAAAACCCTAACTTATCTAATAAGTCGGAATCTAAACCATAGATTTTATTTTAAACTCGCCCAAAGCATCAACCGCAGGACTGCTATTTGTAGACAAACCCCTTCAATGTGTAGATTAGACAAAAACCAGCACGATGCTTT contains the following coding sequences:
- a CDS encoding VIT domain-containing protein, producing the protein MTQTLERQAGGLYVQTPSQEQIAFPLKHTEVQAKIAGNISRVEVTQSFENPFTTTLEAVYIFPLPDEAAVDDMLIRIGDRTIQGSIKKRQEAQQIYEQAKQQGRTAGLLEQERDNIFTQSLANIKPGEQIDVIIRYTESLKFDGGNYEFVFPMVVGPRYIPGTTIEEDTTGYGSADAPMMQNQDTDLVPDASRLNAPILPMGTRSRHDINVTVEIDAGVEIQDIQSPSHQIQITYKGQVVLVKLGGGDTIPNKDLILRYQVANNSTQATVLTQADERGGHFALYLIPALQYRPEQVVPKDVVFLIDTSGSQMGAPLMQCQELMRRFINGLNLDDTFSIIDFSNTTRQLSPVPLANTPQNRTRAINYVNKLNASGGTEMLRGIRAVLNFPVTDPGRLRSIVLLTDGYIGNENQILSEVKQHLQAGNRLYSFGAGSSVNRFLLNRIAELGRGIARIIRHDEPTDEVVDKFFRQINNPVLANINLQWEGDGESPIIYPSTPPDLFAEQPLVLFGRKLGDRNGKLHITGIAAGGTRYQHTFDLNFENTGNPAIAQLWGRSRIKDLMNQMVSGETKSGVEAVTNTALAYQLLSQYTAFVAVSDDVRVDSTQGSVSVQVPVEMPEGINHQGIFGGAVYAAPAAGARVRQRRLAQPPQALMSPPSPAQAMPPSKETESLIIQRQSLYIDDAYPPALNVGSGLSEIDQYDLELLKPSVIESDEIDAELARMSPVQRLQVVSVTGLDQQLIYLLTQYLQSIQLPTGFNGNLVFEFQVNKGRVKQVVLDEQASTCQEQTVIEIIRRSLLTWRPLQKLTSIVILTIQIQS